Proteins from one Gemmatimonadota bacterium genomic window:
- a CDS encoding Ig-like domain-containing protein gives MKKRHLSLVLMLSLATASASPSLSAQESDITLVAEPAEVSLVVGSEIALAVRAVDESGDSVEMDIRFAAPRSVLRYRNGVLQSYRAGSYQIVATGVLPEGATGAPPMLRIPVDIAWPAIDRVELNPSGAALYVGTTITHGPVALHADGTRRPEASFAWRSSNPEVASVDAYGTVMATAAGSVTITVEVDGETEVQASFDVLAFPATELTIHGGADQARTGDVLRFSARASGPEGPVPDLPLTWAYTFVPDDSIRSPGASAIMEAGAFVAEVPGRYTLLAMSGPLTARKTVLIRGRDAVQEIELQGRGTVGNTHTSDLWVFEGVDGRDYAITGTWSAAGWAYFWDVTDPTNIIKTDSLQLDARTVNDVKVAPSGRYAALSREGASNRRNGVVILDMADPAHPRIASTFESHGVTGGVHNMFATEDYLFALANGDKYVIIDVRDPYDPKFVSEYNHPNSRIHDVWVHDGIAYSSEWQNGVVVVDVGNGRWGGSIENPVFVTQVPYPVGATHAAFPYFQESTGKFYLFLGDEIGGGRGRAWTGPGRDNRPYDPATGEGGVQGRMDGYLHVIDFTDPENPKDVARYEVPEAGTHNSWVEDDVLYQAYYKGGLRIVDVSGELMGNLGRQGREIAIYKPQDPGGFLRNQVSVWGGQPHKGYVFFSDMNSGLWAAKVMPKGRPIS, from the coding sequence ATGAAAAAGAGACACCTTTCCTTGGTCCTGATGTTGAGCTTGGCCACTGCCTCGGCCAGCCCAAGCCTTTCGGCGCAAGAATCAGATATCACGTTGGTGGCGGAGCCGGCTGAAGTGTCGCTCGTCGTCGGATCGGAAATTGCGCTGGCGGTCAGGGCGGTTGACGAGTCTGGTGACTCGGTGGAAATGGACATCCGCTTCGCGGCACCGCGCTCGGTGCTCAGGTACCGCAACGGCGTTCTGCAGTCGTACCGGGCCGGCAGCTACCAGATCGTGGCGACTGGTGTGCTCCCCGAAGGGGCTACGGGCGCCCCGCCAATGCTACGCATCCCGGTCGACATCGCTTGGCCGGCGATCGACCGAGTCGAGCTTAACCCATCCGGCGCGGCTCTCTACGTGGGGACTACGATCACCCACGGCCCGGTGGCGCTGCACGCCGACGGCACGCGCCGGCCCGAGGCGTCTTTCGCATGGCGTAGCTCGAACCCCGAGGTCGCGTCGGTCGACGCGTACGGAACCGTGATGGCGACCGCAGCCGGGTCCGTCACGATCACCGTTGAAGTCGACGGCGAGACGGAGGTGCAGGCGTCCTTCGACGTTCTGGCGTTTCCGGCGACCGAGCTCACCATCCACGGTGGTGCGGACCAGGCACGCACTGGCGACGTGCTCCGCTTCTCCGCGCGAGCTAGCGGTCCGGAGGGCCCGGTGCCGGACCTGCCGTTGACGTGGGCCTACACATTCGTTCCGGACGACTCGATCCGTTCGCCTGGAGCATCGGCGATCATGGAGGCCGGGGCGTTCGTGGCCGAGGTTCCTGGTCGCTATACACTATTGGCGATGTCCGGCCCGCTCACGGCGCGCAAGACCGTCCTCATCCGCGGCCGTGACGCGGTCCAGGAGATCGAGCTCCAGGGACGGGGCACGGTGGGCAACACACACACGTCGGACCTCTGGGTCTTCGAGGGCGTCGACGGACGCGACTACGCGATCACCGGGACTTGGTCGGCTGCGGGGTGGGCGTACTTCTGGGACGTCACCGATCCGACGAACATCATCAAGACGGACTCCCTGCAACTCGACGCTCGCACCGTGAACGACGTGAAAGTCGCGCCGAGCGGTCGGTACGCGGCGCTCTCGCGCGAAGGGGCGTCGAACCGCCGAAACGGCGTAGTCATCCTCGACATGGCAGACCCGGCCCACCCGCGAATCGCCTCGACGTTCGAGAGCCACGGGGTCACCGGCGGCGTGCACAACATGTTCGCCACCGAGGACTATCTGTTCGCGCTCGCGAACGGTGACAAGTACGTCATCATCGACGTGCGCGATCCGTACGATCCGAAGTTCGTCAGTGAGTACAACCACCCCAACAGCCGCATTCACGATGTGTGGGTCCACGACGGCATTGCCTACTCATCGGAATGGCAGAACGGCGTCGTGGTAGTCGATGTCGGAAACGGAAGGTGGGGCGGCTCCATCGAGAATCCGGTCTTCGTGACCCAAGTGCCCTACCCCGTGGGCGCCACGCACGCGGCCTTCCCGTACTTCCAGGAGTCGACGGGGAAGTTCTATCTCTTCCTAGGCGATGAGATCGGGGGCGGTAGAGGGAGAGCCTGGACCGGCCCGGGTAGGGACAACCGGCCGTACGACCCCGCGACCGGCGAGGGCGGCGTGCAAGGACGCATGGACGGGTACCTGCACGTGATCGACTTCACCGACCCGGAGAATCCGAAGGACGTGGCGCGTTACGAAGTGCCGGAAGCCGGTACGCACAATTCTTGGGTCGAGGACGACGTGTTGTATCAGGCGTACTACAAGGGTGGTCTACGCATCGTGGACGTCTCGGGTGAGCTGATGGGCAACCTCGGTCGGCAGGGCCGCGAGATCGCCATCTACAAGCCGCAGGACCCAGGTGGTTTCCTGAGGAACCAGGTGAGCGTCTGGGGAGGGCAGCCGCACAAAGGGTATGTCTTCTTTTCCGACATGAATTCGGGGCTGTGGGCGGCGAAGGTCATGCCGAAAGGCCGCCCTATCAGCTAG
- a CDS encoding isoprenylcysteine carboxylmethyltransferase family protein, whose product MSPWKGTPEIVERGPFRITRNPMYLQMVLACLGFSVILSNIWILALTPVCGLILQAFSILPEEAYLERKFGEPYLDYKRRVRRWL is encoded by the coding sequence GTGAGTCCCTGGAAGGGGACGCCCGAGATAGTTGAACGCGGCCCATTCCGAATCACGCGGAACCCCATGTATCTCCAGATGGTCCTCGCTTGCCTTGGCTTCTCAGTGATCCTCTCCAATATCTGGATTCTAGCTCTGACGCCTGTTTGCGGCCTAATTCTTCAGGCGTTTTCGATCCTGCCGGAGGAAGCCTACCTCGAGCGGAAGTTTGGGGAACCCTATCTGGACTACAAACGCCGGGTCCGGCGCTGGCTCTGA
- a CDS encoding S41 family peptidase, giving the protein MRYRFATLTLILALAAPTLGAQDTETRANSSVGSPPELEILAEAVEAITTMHMDGFSDSTLWEAALDGLTVLLRRNSDEAVDEPIMLADLLTAVEQVGQSAEPEILAQTVARISGLLMDGVSDSTLWEAAIDGLIGALDDPYAELFTEVESDAWEEQTTGNYSGIGLQITRLNKEVTVTAVFRSTPANQVGIIVGDIIVGVNANDASDWTTKMAADSIRGPVGTGVLVKIKRAGFDEPIAFDITRAQVHVPAVHYGVLESGIGYILLDRVARNAAQEMNSALAELADTRGLVIDLRRNPGGFLDESLMLADLFLKPGSTLASTVQRIPDAEAYETETESYTDRWPQLVPDLPIVVLVDRFTASGAEILAGALQDYDRALVLGERSFGKGVVQTVMRLPYSRRLRFTIGSWHTPLGRSLQRARDSQFRPIAEDLDTLPRVTTAQGRSLINGGGIFPDLAVADDTTTVVERELIRAANDQEIPLGLRLAELGFEAASARREANDDPGLTDAEFDRFMTLLAEEGLAEDQLSDSGVRTYLRWRARISVAQRMDDLGAEADIRMERDPVLSEAVRLLRTSTSQAQLFQAADAERVRRGQGTGGL; this is encoded by the coding sequence ATGAGATACCGTTTCGCAACGTTGACGCTGATCCTGGCGCTCGCCGCCCCAACTCTGGGCGCGCAAGACACCGAGACCCGTGCGAACTCGAGCGTCGGGTCACCGCCCGAACTCGAGATCCTTGCGGAGGCCGTGGAAGCGATCACAACGATGCACATGGACGGCTTCAGCGACTCCACGCTGTGGGAGGCGGCGCTCGACGGCCTAACGGTGCTGCTTCGGCGCAACTCCGACGAAGCGGTAGACGAGCCGATCATGCTGGCCGACCTCCTCACTGCGGTCGAGCAGGTCGGGCAGTCGGCCGAGCCCGAGATCCTGGCACAAACCGTGGCTAGGATCTCCGGCCTTCTCATGGACGGTGTCAGCGACTCCACGCTGTGGGAGGCGGCGATCGACGGCCTCATCGGGGCGCTCGACGACCCCTACGCGGAGCTCTTCACCGAGGTCGAGTCGGATGCGTGGGAAGAGCAGACGACGGGCAACTACTCCGGCATCGGCCTCCAGATTACTCGACTCAACAAAGAGGTCACCGTCACGGCGGTCTTCCGCAGCACGCCCGCCAATCAAGTGGGGATCATCGTCGGCGACATCATCGTGGGCGTGAACGCGAACGATGCGTCGGACTGGACGACAAAGATGGCTGCGGACTCGATCCGGGGTCCGGTGGGCACCGGTGTGCTCGTGAAGATCAAGCGCGCCGGGTTCGACGAGCCCATCGCTTTCGACATCACGCGCGCGCAGGTGCACGTGCCGGCCGTTCACTACGGCGTTCTCGAGAGCGGCATCGGCTACATATTGCTCGACCGGGTGGCGCGGAACGCGGCCCAGGAGATGAACTCCGCGCTCGCCGAGCTCGCGGATACGCGGGGGCTCGTCATCGACCTGCGTAGGAACCCCGGCGGCTTCCTCGACGAGTCGCTCATGTTGGCCGACCTCTTCCTGAAGCCCGGCTCGACGCTCGCCAGCACCGTGCAGCGTATACCGGACGCCGAGGCGTATGAAACGGAGACCGAATCCTACACGGACCGCTGGCCTCAGTTGGTTCCGGATCTCCCGATCGTGGTGCTGGTCGATCGCTTCACCGCGTCCGGAGCCGAGATTCTCGCCGGCGCTCTCCAGGACTACGATCGCGCGCTCGTTCTGGGTGAACGCTCGTTCGGCAAGGGCGTCGTGCAGACCGTGATGCGGCTACCGTACAGCCGACGTCTGCGTTTCACGATCGGGTCGTGGCATACACCACTCGGCCGCTCGCTTCAGCGGGCACGAGATTCTCAGTTCCGTCCGATCGCGGAGGACTTGGACACGTTGCCACGTGTCACGACCGCGCAAGGGCGCTCGCTCATCAACGGCGGTGGAATCTTCCCCGATCTCGCCGTGGCGGACGACACGACCACAGTCGTCGAGCGGGAGCTGATCAGGGCTGCGAACGACCAGGAGATTCCGCTCGGGCTCCGCCTCGCAGAACTCGGCTTCGAGGCCGCCAGCGCCCGCCGCGAAGCCAATGATGACCCGGGTCTCACCGATGCGGAGTTCGATCGGTTCATGACTCTTCTCGCGGAGGAGGGCCTCGCCGAGGACCAGCTCTCCGACTCGGGCGTCCGGACATACCTGCGCTGGCGGGCTCGTATCAGCGTGGCTCAGCGCATGGATGATCTGGGTGCGGAAGCCGACATCCGAATGGAGCGGGATCCTGTCCTGTCCGAAGCTGTGCGTCTGCTGCGGACCTCGACCTCTCAGGCGCAGCTTTTCCAGGCCGCCGACGCGGAGCGGGTTCGCCGGGGTCAGGGGACGGGAGGGCTCTAG
- a CDS encoding type II toxin-antitoxin system PemK/MazF family toxin has product MRRGEIWSVVGGRDYVGKPRPAVIVQDDGFDATASVTICAFTTDPTEAPLFRIHVEPDDLNGLKEPCRLMVDKITTIPKQKLGSHIGRLGDEDVIRLNRAILVFLGLAGSSKTRG; this is encoded by the coding sequence GTGAGACGGGGCGAGATATGGTCCGTCGTCGGTGGTAGAGACTACGTCGGGAAACCGCGGCCCGCAGTCATTGTGCAAGACGACGGATTCGACGCGACCGCGTCGGTGACGATTTGCGCGTTCACGACCGATCCCACCGAGGCCCCACTTTTCCGGATTCACGTTGAACCGGACGATTTGAATGGGTTGAAGGAGCCGTGCCGCCTAATGGTGGACAAGATCACCACGATCCCGAAGCAAAAGCTCGGCTCTCACATCGGTCGACTCGGCGACGAAGACGTGATACGACTGAATCGTGCGATTCTCGTGTTTCTTGGACTGGCTGGATCCTCAAAGACCCGAGGATAG
- a CDS encoding antitoxin MazE family protein, protein MSSTKKPMSSRDKVRAHRERLRREGLRPIQIWVPDVRSPDFGVEAHRQSLAVAKSDHGSSDQGFIDAVSESLGE, encoded by the coding sequence ATGTCTAGTACAAAGAAGCCGATGAGTTCACGCGATAAGGTACGTGCGCATCGGGAACGCCTGCGACGGGAAGGGCTCCGACCGATCCAGATCTGGGTCCCGGATGTCCGGTCGCCAGATTTCGGGGTCGAGGCGCATCGGCAGTCGCTAGCGGTGGCAAAGAGCGACCACGGGTCGAGCGACCAGGGCTTCATCGACGCTGTTTCTGAGTCCCTCGGGGAGTGA
- a CDS encoding peptidase, with translation MTKHLFRSALLTVAALLFAMPALGQHRVTTPEEQFGHEIGADYELVNYEGLHAYWIKLAGESDRMILDTIGYTEEGRPHLQAIITSPENHARLEHYRDISRMMAKAEGVSEAQARELALEGKATVWIDGGLHATEVLGAQQLMELVYRLNDYTDAETMRILDKVIILATHANPDGHALVANWYMRQDDPMERSTSGVPVLYNKYAGHDNNRDFYMAALAESQNINTSIYRVWYPQIVYNHHQTGPQGTVMFAPPFRDPPNHYFDPLIITGLDQVGSAMHQRFVREGKGGTTMRSGSSYSTWWNGGLRTTPYFKNMIGLLTETIGNPTPVEIPFLPRQQMPRGDLPLPVEPGPWHFRQSIEYSQTANWAVLDFASRNSDHLLFNIWQMGTNSIARGNTDSWTTMPFEIDAAADAMARGTREDWERILRDPADRDPRGFIIPSDQRDFLTATKFVNTLLYGGVDVHRASADFTVAGTRYAQGSYVVKGAQAFRPHVLDMFEKQEHPNDFAYPGAPPTAPYDNTGWTLAWQMGVEFDRIMDGFDGPFELIADIISAPVAGVVAGAANARGYVVDHINDAFIAVNRVLAAGGSAYWYTDELSVGEQSFSAGAFYLETDRATVETLAAEKGLSFVGVANRPAGNTMELKPVKIGLWDRYGGSMSSGWTRMILEDFEFDFDVLYPPDLDNADLSQYDVLVFEDGAIPAAENDGGGGGGRGGRGGRGGGPDPSTIPEEYRGRMGNVSIDGTVPRILEYVRNGGAAIAIGSSASLAQHAGLPVSDHLVENGIPLTREQYFTPGSVLDMKIDHGSPLTHGFGERVNVLFSHSPTFSLDAGAEAQGVRRIGWYDTESPLKSGWAWGGRYLQNGVGVIEADYGQGKLFIFGPRITFRAQPHGTFGFLFNGIYYGAADNRPIS, from the coding sequence ATGACGAAGCACTTATTCCGGTCTGCGCTCCTGACGGTCGCAGCTCTTCTCTTCGCGATGCCCGCCTTGGGCCAGCACCGGGTTACGACGCCCGAAGAGCAGTTTGGGCACGAGATCGGCGCTGACTATGAGTTGGTCAACTACGAAGGCCTACACGCCTATTGGATCAAGCTGGCCGGCGAGTCCGACCGGATGATCCTGGATACCATCGGCTACACCGAGGAGGGACGGCCGCATCTCCAGGCGATCATCACGTCTCCGGAGAACCACGCGCGCCTCGAGCACTATCGCGACATCTCGCGCATGATGGCGAAGGCCGAGGGGGTAAGCGAAGCCCAGGCGCGGGAACTCGCGCTGGAGGGTAAGGCAACGGTCTGGATCGACGGTGGTCTGCATGCGACCGAGGTGCTGGGGGCCCAGCAGCTCATGGAGCTCGTCTATCGGCTGAACGACTACACCGACGCCGAGACGATGCGCATCCTCGACAAGGTCATCATCCTCGCGACGCACGCGAACCCCGACGGCCACGCGCTCGTCGCGAATTGGTACATGCGGCAAGACGACCCGATGGAACGCAGCACGAGCGGGGTGCCGGTCCTCTACAACAAGTACGCCGGGCACGACAACAACCGCGATTTCTACATGGCTGCCCTGGCCGAGTCGCAGAACATCAACACGTCGATCTATCGCGTCTGGTACCCGCAGATCGTGTACAACCATCACCAGACGGGCCCGCAGGGAACGGTGATGTTCGCGCCGCCCTTCAGGGATCCTCCGAACCACTACTTCGATCCGCTCATCATCACGGGGCTCGATCAGGTCGGCTCGGCGATGCACCAGCGCTTCGTACGCGAGGGCAAGGGTGGTACGACGATGCGTTCCGGTTCGTCCTACTCCACGTGGTGGAACGGGGGTCTGCGCACCACACCGTACTTCAAGAACATGATCGGGCTGCTCACCGAAACGATCGGCAACCCGACCCCGGTCGAGATTCCGTTCCTGCCTAGGCAACAGATGCCAAGGGGGGACCTCCCTCTTCCCGTCGAGCCCGGTCCGTGGCATTTCCGTCAGTCGATCGAGTACTCGCAGACCGCGAACTGGGCGGTTCTGGACTTCGCGTCGCGGAACTCAGACCACCTGCTGTTCAACATCTGGCAGATGGGCACCAACTCGATCGCGCGTGGCAACACCGACTCGTGGACCACGATGCCGTTCGAGATCGACGCGGCCGCCGACGCGATGGCCCGCGGCACTCGAGAGGACTGGGAGCGCATCCTGCGCGATCCGGCGGATCGCGACCCGCGCGGCTTCATCATTCCGTCGGACCAGCGCGACTTCCTGACCGCGACGAAATTCGTCAACACGCTGCTCTACGGTGGTGTGGACGTCCACCGAGCGAGCGCGGACTTCACGGTCGCCGGCACCCGGTACGCGCAGGGATCCTACGTGGTGAAGGGCGCTCAGGCGTTTCGTCCGCACGTGCTCGACATGTTCGAAAAGCAGGAGCATCCGAACGACTTCGCCTACCCGGGCGCGCCGCCGACCGCGCCGTACGACAACACCGGCTGGACGCTGGCGTGGCAGATGGGCGTCGAGTTCGATCGCATCATGGACGGCTTCGACGGCCCCTTCGAGCTCATCGCCGACATCATCTCGGCTCCAGTGGCCGGCGTGGTGGCCGGAGCCGCCAACGCTCGCGGCTACGTTGTGGACCACATCAACGACGCCTTCATCGCGGTCAACCGGGTGCTCGCGGCGGGCGGGAGCGCGTATTGGTATACGGACGAGCTGAGCGTGGGCGAGCAGAGCTTCAGCGCCGGCGCGTTCTACCTCGAGACCGATCGCGCCACGGTCGAGACGCTGGCTGCGGAGAAGGGACTCAGCTTCGTCGGCGTGGCGAACCGACCTGCCGGGAACACGATGGAGCTCAAGCCGGTGAAGATCGGACTTTGGGATCGCTACGGAGGGTCGATGTCGTCCGGATGGACGCGCATGATCCTCGAGGACTTCGAGTTCGACTTCGACGTGTTGTATCCGCCGGACCTGGACAATGCCGACCTCTCCCAGTACGACGTGCTCGTGTTCGAGGACGGAGCGATCCCGGCCGCTGAGAACGATGGCGGCGGTGGTGGCGGGCGCGGTGGGCGTGGCGGACGCGGTGGCGGCCCTGATCCGAGCACGATTCCTGAGGAGTACCGCGGCCGCATGGGGAACGTCTCGATCGACGGCACGGTGCCGCGCATCCTCGAGTACGTGCGCAACGGCGGTGCCGCGATCGCGATCGGCTCCTCGGCGAGTCTCGCGCAGCATGCAGGCCTGCCGGTGAGCGATCACCTGGTAGAGAACGGCATCCCACTCACGCGCGAGCAGTACTTCACGCCCGGCTCTGTCTTGGACATGAAGATCGACCATGGGAGCCCACTTACCCACGGCTTCGGCGAGCGCGTGAATGTGCTCTTCAGCCATAGCCCGACATTCTCGCTGGACGCGGGTGCAGAGGCACAGGGCGTGCGCCGCATCGGGTGGTACGACACGGAGAGCCCGCTCAAGAGCGGGTGGGCGTGGGGTGGGCGGTACCTGCAAAACGGTGTCGGCGTGATCGAGGCCGACTACGGTCAGGGCAAGCTCTTCATCTTCGGCCCGAGGATCACCTTCCGGGCGCAGCCGCACGGGACGTTTGGCTTCCTCTTCAACGGGATTTACTACGGGGCGGCGGACAACCGTCCGATATCGTAG
- a CDS encoding maturase: MTIQVYVKSERAGERVLASLEGFLRKRLRLKVNRNKSAVDRPWKRKFLGYGTTSNKEPKLKPAPESVKRLKLKLKDLFRRGRGWSLARTIGELNPILRGWAAYYRLADVSGVFEELDMWIRRRLRLILWRQWKRPRTRLKELRKRGLDDKRAAQSAYNGRGPWWNAGSRNMNQAVPTTLLSQMGLVSLLQEYRRLARSS; this comes from the coding sequence ATGACTATCCAAGTCTACGTGAAGTCGGAGCGGGCCGGGGAGCGTGTGCTGGCGTCGCTGGAGGGCTTCTTGAGGAAGCGCCTCCGCCTGAAGGTGAACCGGAACAAGAGCGCGGTGGACCGGCCCTGGAAACGAAAGTTCCTAGGGTATGGGACCACGTCGAACAAGGAGCCGAAACTGAAGCCGGCACCGGAGTCGGTGAAGCGGCTGAAACTGAAGCTGAAGGATTTGTTCCGACGAGGCCGAGGTTGGAGCCTTGCGCGTACCATCGGGGAGCTCAACCCGATCTTGAGGGGCTGGGCTGCGTACTATCGGTTGGCGGACGTGAGCGGAGTATTCGAAGAGTTGGACATGTGGATCCGCCGAAGGCTGCGCCTCATTCTGTGGCGACAGTGGAAGCGGCCACGGACCCGACTCAAGGAGCTGCGCAAGCGGGGCTTGGACGACAAACGAGCCGCCCAGTCGGCGTACAACGGGCGAGGTCCGTGGTGGAACGCGGGCTCGAGAAACATGAACCAGGCCGTACCGACCACACTGTTGAGCCAGATGGGCCTCGTGAGCCTTCTACAGGAGTACCGGAGACTTGCGCGCTCCTCGTGA
- a CDS encoding NAD+ synthase: MSPTEARPPLRVALVQFKPTKADVARNIKAVCDIVGAHANQTDLMVFPEAALSGYFLEGGVAEAALTVERLIEMLGPPPAGGPDVVIGFYERWRRRLHNSAVYLEAGDGAWAVRHVHRKMFLPTYGVFDEARFVETGTELRAFDTRFGRLGILICEEMWHSLPATILALGGAELLVVVSASPARDFTAGSGGRPANLERWEQIAPGAAIEHGVFVVVAQLVGSEGGKLFPGGSIAVGPDGQVLARGPLLEEAVTIASLDAASIDRARVVSPLLSDLEQMLPHLRRSLEATRPGAGASEVEDDPEAEGDPEEATPALVGRGPIPTDDAALKNPVELELDLELVERTLVEFIREEVRRRRHFERVVVGVSGGVDSAVSLFLACRALGAENVYGFRLPYRTSSDESLEHAAMVLEATGAHTRTIEISDPIDRYVEQYEPDISPLRKGNLMARLRAVILFDQSASLSALPLGTGNKSERLLGYFTWHADDSPPINPLGDLFKTQVWALARHLGVPDVIIEKPATADLVRGVTDEDEIGVSYHDADPILHAMVRGYGPEQLVGLSFDREAVEVVWRRLQSTHWKRELPTVAVLSSTAIGEFYLRPVDY; this comes from the coding sequence ATGAGCCCAACCGAGGCCCGCCCTCCGCTCCGGGTGGCGCTGGTACAGTTCAAGCCCACGAAGGCTGATGTCGCCCGCAATATCAAGGCCGTATGCGACATTGTCGGGGCCCACGCGAACCAGACCGACCTGATGGTCTTTCCCGAGGCGGCGCTCAGCGGATACTTCCTCGAGGGTGGTGTCGCAGAGGCGGCGCTGACGGTCGAGCGGTTGATCGAGATGCTCGGCCCACCGCCGGCAGGCGGGCCCGACGTCGTGATCGGCTTTTACGAGCGCTGGCGCCGTCGTTTGCACAACAGCGCCGTCTACCTCGAGGCGGGAGACGGCGCGTGGGCCGTGCGACACGTGCATCGAAAGATGTTTCTGCCCACATACGGTGTCTTCGACGAGGCGCGGTTCGTAGAGACGGGCACGGAGCTTCGGGCGTTCGATACGCGGTTCGGGCGCCTAGGCATCCTGATATGCGAGGAAATGTGGCACTCGCTGCCTGCGACGATCCTGGCACTGGGTGGCGCTGAGCTTCTGGTGGTCGTCAGCGCTTCGCCTGCTCGAGACTTCACTGCGGGTTCGGGCGGACGGCCCGCCAACCTCGAGCGCTGGGAGCAGATCGCCCCCGGCGCCGCGATCGAACACGGCGTATTCGTGGTCGTCGCTCAGCTCGTTGGGTCCGAGGGCGGCAAGCTTTTCCCCGGTGGGTCGATCGCGGTCGGACCGGACGGACAGGTGCTCGCACGTGGCCCCCTCCTCGAGGAGGCCGTGACGATCGCCTCCCTCGACGCCGCGTCGATCGATCGAGCCCGCGTCGTTTCACCGCTCCTGTCCGACCTCGAACAAATGTTGCCCCACCTCCGGCGGTCGCTGGAAGCGACACGGCCGGGGGCGGGTGCTTCTGAGGTCGAGGATGACCCGGAGGCCGAAGGGGACCCAGAAGAAGCGACACCGGCGCTGGTGGGGCGCGGGCCGATCCCCACGGACGATGCGGCGCTCAAGAACCCTGTCGAGCTCGAGCTCGACCTCGAGCTCGTCGAACGCACGCTGGTGGAGTTCATCCGCGAGGAGGTGCGGCGGCGACGTCACTTCGAGCGCGTCGTCGTGGGCGTGAGCGGAGGGGTCGACTCGGCGGTCTCACTCTTCCTGGCCTGTAGGGCACTGGGCGCTGAGAACGTGTACGGCTTCCGGCTGCCGTACCGGACATCCAGTGACGAGAGTCTCGAGCACGCGGCGATGGTGCTCGAGGCGACCGGCGCACACACCCGCACGATCGAGATCTCGGATCCGATCGACCGATACGTCGAGCAGTACGAGCCCGATATCTCGCCGCTGCGCAAGGGCAACCTGATGGCACGCCTCCGCGCCGTGATCCTCTTCGATCAATCGGCCAGCCTGAGCGCGCTTCCGCTCGGCACCGGCAACAAGAGCGAACGGCTGCTCGGGTACTTCACATGGCATGCCGACGACTCGCCCCCGATCAACCCGCTGGGGGACCTGTTCAAGACGCAGGTGTGGGCGCTGGCGCGCCACCTCGGTGTGCCGGACGTGATCATCGAGAAGCCGGCTACGGCGGATCTCGTGAGAGGCGTCACGGACGAGGATGAGATCGGAGTGTCCTACCACGACGCGGATCCGATCCTGCACGCCATGGTGCGCGGCTATGGTCCCGAGCAGCTCGTCGGCCTCTCGTTCGACCGGGAAGCTGTCGAGGTCGTGTGGCGGCGTCTGCAGAGCACGCACTGGAAACGGGAGCTCCCGACTGTCGCGGTGTTGTCCTCCACCGCGATTGGCGAGTTCTATCTCAGGCCGGTCGACTACTAG
- a CDS encoding DUF86 domain-containing protein, whose product MVRRLEIIGEAAKGLPEDLRAKYPDVPWRDIAGARDIMIHEYFRVDLRSDPSVLSWERWIEHAP is encoded by the coding sequence GTGGTTCGCCGCCTCGAGATCATTGGGGAGGCGGCGAAAGGGCTCCCCGAAGATCTTCGAGCCAAATACCCAGACGTGCCATGGCGAGACATTGCAGGGGCGCGCGACATCATGATTCACGAGTATTTTCGGGTTGACCTGCGCTCTGATCCTTCCGTCCTCTCCTGGGAGAGATGGATTGAGCATGCACCCTGA